TTCAATGGCTTATGCTACATTAACTGGCGCTACTGTTAAAGTTGTTGAAAATCATGACAATCATTTAGATTCTTCAGTTAAAAAATTAGTAAATGTATTAAAATAGGTGATGATATGGACCCAATGGGAATTATTTATGAAGCGTTGAATGCAATTTTCAATCCACTTTTATCAATGGATCCGAATCCAACTAATCCTGCTTTAACTGTGTTAGTTATTGCATTTATTGTTTCATTAATTACAACTATTGCTAATAAATATTTAGTTGACCAAGATGAAATGAATGAAATCCAAGCTAGAAAAAAAGCTTTCCAGAAGGAATTACGTGAAGCTCAAAAGAAAGGGGATGGAAAAAAAGTTGCAGAACTTCAGGCCAAACAGGCTGAAATGATGCAAGATCAGACTAAAATGATGTCTAATTCATTCAAACCTATGATTGTTACTTTTATTCCAATTATTCTAATATTCTTTTGGATGAGGACTTCTGCTATTAGTAATTTAGTTATTATATTGCCGCCATCTGTTTATTGGCTTACATTAACTCCATTCTGGCACTTCATTGGTGGTTTCTTATATGGTGGTCAGGCTACTATTCCATATGGTATCGGATGGTTATTATGGTATATGATTTGTACTTTTGGTATGAGTCAGATATTAAGAAAATTCTTAGGATTTAAACAAGGGTTCTAAATCAACCCTTTTTCCATACATTTATTAATAATGAAAGAGAAATATTATAATATTCTATTTTGAATACGCTATTACACAATTTTATTAAAAATTATTTAAGGTGATTAAATGCCTGCAAATAGGTTTAGATCAAGATCATATAAAAGAGTTCACAAAAACATTCCCGGTGGGGAAAATGTTTTAAGATATAAAAAGAAAAAACCATCTAAGCATGTTTGTGCTGAGTGTGGTCAAGTATTACATGGAGTTCCTCGTGGACGTCCATATGAAATTGGAAAATTATCAAAAACAGCTAAAAGACCTAACCGTCCATTCGGCGGTTACTTATGTTCAAGCTGTGCTCGTAAACATTTCAAAAACGAGGCTAGAAAATAATGATAATTACTATCGGCGGATTAGCTGGTACAGGAACCACAACTACAGCTGAGGTTCTCAGTGAAAAGTTAGATGTTCCATATATTTCTGCAGGTTTTGTTTTCAGAGAAATGGCTGCTGAAAAAGGAATGTCTGTTCTTGAATTTAGTGAATTTGCTGAAGGTAATGATGATATTGATAAGGAAATTGATAGAAGGCAAGCTGAAAAAGCTAAATTAGCAGATAACTTAATAATTGAAGGAAGATTGTCAGCATACTTTGTTGACAATGCAGATTTGAGAATTTGGTTAGTAACTCCTCTTGATGTTCGTTCTAAAAGGATAGCTGAAAGGGAAGATAAAACTGTTGACGTGGCAAAAGACGAAATCAGTATTCGTGAAAAAAGTGAAGCCTCAAGATACATGGAAATTCATAATATTGATATTAGTAATATGGATATCTATGATATAATCATAAATACTGATACCTTTGATCCTAAAAGTGTATCAGAAATCATTATTCAAACATTAAAGGTGATTTAAATGGCATCAATTGAAGTAGGTAGAAAATGTATTAAAACTGCTGGTAGAGAAGCAGGTCAAGAATGTGAAATTGTTGCAATTATTGATGAAAACTTTGTTGAAGTAAAAGGCGAAGAGGTTAAAAACAGACGTTGTAACATTCAACATTTAGAACCTTTAGCTGAATAATTCCAGCGACACATTATTTTTATATTAAAATATAATCTGAATTCATCTATAAACGATGAATTTAATCTTTTTTTAAATTGGGGATGTGACTAGACTTAAAATTTCAAAATTTTCTATAATTCATCGCCAAAAGTTTATACCTAACGGATAATAGAGTTACATTCATGGAAAAATGAACTATTAAAAATATATAATTCCTCTATTAAAAAACTTTGTTAAACTACTATATTTTTTCAAATTTTCCAATTCTGTTATTTCTAGGTTTTAAAAATATAGATATAATTGTAATAAAAATCGGAGAATATCGTTTCATCACATTTGTTAAATTATAATCTCCAGTCATTTTAAACATTGGACAAATCATTTCAAAGTCTTTAGTTTCATTTATACCCCATCTGAATACAGCTCCAGTCTGTTTTACAGTTTCATGTTTCTTTTGATTTTTTACCATCCAATGAGTCATTAATTCTAAAAGCAGTTCAACTTTTCCAAAACTTTCAGAAATCTTAAAAAACAAATTTTTTACATCTTCTTGAGATAAATACATTAAAAAACCTTCAGCTATAATCAGTACATTATCTTTATTTTCAATTTTATCAATCCAACAAAAATCAAGTGCTGAAGTAGGTATGTCTGTAACTCTATCTTTTTTATCTATGAGCTTATCTCTTAATGCAATGATATTTTCAAAATCAATATTATACCACTTTATTTTACCATTGTCGACTCTACTAAATCTATCATCCAAACCACATGCTAAATTAACAACAGAACATTCTGGGTTATTTTTAATATATTTAGAAACCTCATCATCTAATATAATAGTTCTTGCTGCACATCCCCAAAAGTTCATTTTATTTTTAGATTCTTTAAAACGTTCTGCAAAATTATAATCAAGATTTTTAACAATTTTTGTTGCAGTTTTATCATAGAATGCTGGATTTTTTCTATTGCTTTCTAATGCTCTAGAATATAATGGAACAAGCATTGTTTCACTAACTCCAGATAAATTTACTTTTTCTTTCATAAAAACACCTCTTTATACATGACTTAATTTGACATTATACTATTTTACGTATACCTAAATTTTTAATTCATCTTATATAATCTTTTCACCAAAAAAATTCTTCGGCTCTTTCAAAAACTTGTGTGATTTTTTCTTTTTCATTTTTCATGTTCCAATAATTTAGTTTTAGTATAAATCTTTTTAAAAGACCATTTACTGTTCTCATTGTCTTTTTTATGTCTTTTTGGAATACTTTTTAGAAGATATTCTCGATTTTATTGTTTGTAGGGGGAATATTTTTATTCTCCATCTATATCGTTAATTTTTTAAAGTAATGAATCGTGAATTTGGATCTGTCTGAAATTGTCATGATGTTGTAATGATTTTTTGTAGTTTTATCAATCTTATTAGTCCTTTTTGTATTCGATATATTCTTTTCATTGATTTTGGTAGGGCATCGTTCTATTATTGGTTCGTGGAATGTTGGGAGTATTGTAGAATTATTTAGTGTTTTTATTCTTCTTTCTAATTTATTTATTCTTTGTAGGTTTTATCGTGATGGTTTTTGATGATGTGAAATATGCAGAGTGGATGTTTTATGCAAATTCTTTCTATAATTACAGAATATGCTGGATGTCCATCTGTTATTAGTATTTTTTTAGCTAAACCTTCTAAATGAGTAATTTTATAGAATTTTCTAAACTTGTATGGCCAAACAGAATTAATGTTAAAAACTATTACAATTAAATTCATACTTTTTAATAAGAGCAAAAAGAAACACATTTAAAAAACAACAAATGCAAATCCAATCTACAAGACAGCTTTTAAAAAATTAAAAAAACCTTAGCTTGACAGCATATCCTC
This window of the Methanobrevibacter sp. V74 genome carries:
- a CDS encoding EMC3/TMCO1 family protein; translation: MDPMGIIYEALNAIFNPLLSMDPNPTNPALTVLVIAFIVSLITTIANKYLVDQDEMNEIQARKKAFQKELREAQKKGDGKKVAELQAKQAEMMQDQTKMMSNSFKPMIVTFIPIILIFFWMRTSAISNLVIILPPSVYWLTLTPFWHFIGGFLYGGQATIPYGIGWLLWYMICTFGMSQILRKFLGFKQGF
- a CDS encoding 50S ribosomal protein L34e, with protein sequence MPANRFRSRSYKRVHKNIPGGENVLRYKKKKPSKHVCAECGQVLHGVPRGRPYEIGKLSKTAKRPNRPFGGYLCSSCARKHFKNEARK
- the cmk gene encoding (d)CMP kinase; this encodes MIITIGGLAGTGTTTTAEVLSEKLDVPYISAGFVFREMAAEKGMSVLEFSEFAEGNDDIDKEIDRRQAEKAKLADNLIIEGRLSAYFVDNADLRIWLVTPLDVRSKRIAEREDKTVDVAKDEISIREKSEASRYMEIHNIDISNMDIYDIIINTDTFDPKSVSEIIIQTLKVI
- a CDS encoding 50S ribosomal protein L14e; translation: MASIEVGRKCIKTAGREAGQECEIVAIIDENFVEVKGEEVKNRRCNIQHLEPLAE
- a CDS encoding class I SAM-dependent methyltransferase, with amino-acid sequence MKEKVNLSGVSETMLVPLYSRALESNRKNPAFYDKTATKIVKNLDYNFAERFKESKNKMNFWGCAARTIILDDEVSKYIKNNPECSVVNLACGLDDRFSRVDNGKIKWYNIDFENIIALRDKLIDKKDRVTDIPTSALDFCWIDKIENKDNVLIIAEGFLMYLSQEDVKNLFFKISESFGKVELLLELMTHWMVKNQKKHETVKQTGAVFRWGINETKDFEMICPMFKMTGDYNLTNVMKRYSPIFITIISIFLKPRNNRIGKFEKI